The DNA segment GCGCCGGGTCGACACCGACCATCGGGATACGCAACTGCGCCACCCGATTGAGAAATTCGGCCGTTTTCTTCGCCGTCTTCGCAAATCGGTTAAGGAACCCTTTAATGTGCTGGGCCTTGCCATTTGGCGAGAACGGCAGCAATACAGGCTGAATGCCGAGCTTTTCCACCAGCCGGATAAAATCCGCCACCACCTGCGCATCGTAGTAACTGGTAAACGGGTCCTGCACCACCAGCACCATACGCTCTTTTTGCTCCTGGCTCAGGAGTTCAAGCTGTTCCAGCGTCATATTGGCGGAACGGTGCCCGATCATTTGCTGTTGCAGCGACGGCGTCGAAAGTAGCGGTAAATCCACCATGCCGATATGTTTCTTCGCGAGGTTTCGCACCAACGGCTGATTGAGAAAGAAGTTAAAGGTTTTCGGCGCCCGCGCCATTAATGGCGCATAGCTTTCGACCGTCGCCACCATATGATCGCGCAGCGGACGCAGGTAGCGCGTGTGATAAAGCGCCAGGAAGCGTGAGCGGAACTCCGGCACGTCTATTTTAATCGGACATTGTGTCGAGCAGGCTTTGCACGCCAGGCAACCCGACATCGCCTCCTTCACCTCATGGGAGAAATCATATTCGCCTTTACGAGCGTGCCAGCTGTTGCGGGTACGGGCAATTAACGTCCGAAGACTGGCGCGTTTTTCCGGCAGCTCTTTTTCCAGCTGTAGCGGATCAACCCCACGGTCGGCCAGCAGGCGTAACCATTCACGCACCAGCGTCGCGCGCCCTTTGGGAGAGTGAATGCGATTCAGGCTGATTTTCATTGACGGGCACATCGGGCTTTTGGCGTCAAAGTTGAAGCACAGGCCATTGCCGTTACACTCCATCGCCCCGCGCCAGACCTGACGCACCGCCAGTGGAATCTGCCGATCGTAAGTACCGCGTTTCACCGCATCGACCTTCATCATCGGCGCATCAATGCCTTCCGGCGGACAAATTTTTCCGGGGTTCAGGCGGTTTTGCGGGTCGAACGCCGCCTTCACTTTGCGTAGTTCGCCATAAAGCTGCTCGCCAAAAAACGCCGGGCTATATTCAGCGCGAAAACCTTTGCCGTGCTCGCCCCACAGCAGACCGCCATATTTCGCGGTGAGCGCCACCACATCATCGGAAAGACTCTTCATCAGAATTTCCTGTTGCGGATCGCACATATCCAGCGCGGGTCTGACGTGCAGCACCCCGGCATCAACATGCCCGAACATGCCATAACTTAAGCCATGACCGTCGAGCAGCGCGCGGAATTCAGCAATATAGTCGGCCAGATGTTCCGGCGGCACGCAGGTATCTTCCGCAAACGGAATCGGTTTGGCCGCGCCTTTGGCATTACCCAACAGACCAACCGCTTTTTTCCGCATGGCATAGATACGCTCCACGCCCGCCAGCTCCGCGCACAGCTGCCAGCCGATCACTCCGGCTTCCTGGCGAGCAATCAGCTCATCCAGACGCTGGCACAAGGCGCTCACCTGAGCATCAATAGCCGCTTCGTCATCCCCGGCGAACTCGACGATGTTCAGGCCCAGCATCTCTTTATCAGGCACATCGGTAATCAGCTCACTGACGGAGTGCCAGACGATGTCCTCCCGCGCCAGATTAAGCACTTTAGAATCGACGGTTTCCACCGAGAGCGCCCGCGCTTCGACCATAAAGGGCGCGTTACGCAACGCGGAATCAAAAGAGTCATATTTGACGTTCACCAGACGGCGAACTTTAGGCAGCGGAGTAATATCCAGACGCGCTTCCGTGATAAACGCCAGCGTGCCTTCAGAACCGGTCAGCACGCGCGTTAAGTCGAACTCCGTCATCTCATCGTTAAAGACATGGCGTAAGTCGTAGCCCGTTAAGAAGCGGTTGAGTCTGGGAAACTTATCAATAATCAGCTGTCGGTTTTCCCGACAACGCTGGTATACGGTGTTATAGATGCGACCGATCGCGGTGTTGCTTTTACCGAGCGTTTCCGCAAGTTCGACCGGCATTGCCTGGGTATCCAGAATATCGCCACCCAGCAATACCGCGCGAACGCCCAGCACATGATCGGATGTCTTACCGTAAACTAACGACCCCTGACCGGACGCATCGGTATTGATCATCCCCCCGAGGGTCGCACGGTTGCTGGTCGAAAGCTCCGGGGCAAAGAAATAGCCATACGGCTTCAGATACTGATTGAGTTGATCTTTGATCACCCCGGCTTCGACCCGCACCCAGCCCTCTTCCGGGTTAATTTCAATAATGCGGCTCATATAGCGGGACATATCAACGATAATGCCCTGGTTCAGCGCCTGACCATTGGTGCCGGTGCCGCCGCCGCGCGGGGTAAAAATCAATGAGGCGAAGCGCGACTCTGCCGCCAGACGGGCGATAAGCGCCACATCCGCCGTTGAACGCGGGAAAACCACAGCATCAGGAAGAAGCTGATAGATACTGTTATCTGTCGACATTGTCAGACGATCGGCGTAATTCGTTGCCGTATCGCCGGTAAACCCTTGCTGCTCCAGCGCCTGCAAAAAATTGAGCACCAGCTGAACGACGCCAGGTGCCTGAGAAATCTGTGGAATCATTATAGTGACCCTTTCCTGCGGTCTGTATTGTGAATTTAATCGTTTGCGTGTTGCTCTGTTTGTTGTATCACATTTTTTTCTTACACGCCCAGCAGAATTACAGGCAGAATCCGCCTGTTAAAAACCGCTGAAATTGCTCATCATTATGGGGTAAGGTTCGCGTGTTCGCGTCGCGTCAACGTTCTGACGCACAGAAAAGGTGAAAAGGTATTTATGGTAAATCTTCGTCAGCCCAGGGATATCGCGCAAGTGCTGCTGTCGGTGCTGTTTTTAGCCATCATGATCGTGGCCTGCTTGTGGATTGTGCGTCCCTTTGTCCTTGGTTTTGCATGGGCGGGTACGATCGTTATTGCGACCTGGCCCGTTTTGTTACGTTTACAGAAAATACTCTGGGGCCGCCGTTCTCTGGCCGTTCTGGTTATGACGCTGTTGTTGGTTCTGCTGTTCATTATTCCCATCGCCCTGCTGGTCAACAGCATCGTGGACGGTAGCGGCCCGCTCATCCACGCCGTCACCGCTGGCGACATGACGTTGCCCGACCTGGCCTGGTTAAACAGTATTCCGCTGATTGGCGCCAAATTGTATGCCGGGTGGCACAACCTGCTGGATATGGGCGGCACGGCGATCATGGCGAAAGTGCGTCCTTATATTGGCACCACCACGACCTGGTTTGTGGGTCAGGCCGCGCATATCGGTCGCTTTATGATGCACTGTGGTCTGATGCTGCTGTTCAGCGCCCTGCTGTACTGGCGCGGCGAACAGGTGGCATTGGGCATCCGCCACTTTGCCAGTCGTCTGGCCGCGAAACGCGGCGATGCCGCCGTGCTGCTGGCGGCTCAGGCCATCCGCGCCGTTGCATTGGGTGTGGTTGTCACCGCGCTGGTTCAGGCAATTCTCGGCGGGATTGGTCTCGCCATTTCCGGCGTGCCTTACGCAACGCTGCTGACGGTCGTCATGATCCTCTCCTGCCTGGTGCAACTGGGGCCGTTACCGGTGTTAATCCCGGCAATCATTTGGCTGTACTGGACGGGCGATACGACCTGGGGCACGGTGCTGCTGGTGTGGAGCTGCGTGGTCGGTACGCTGGATAACGTGATTCGCCCGGTATTGATTCGTATGGGCGCTGACCTGCCGCTGATCCTGATTCTCTCTGGCGTTATCGGCGGGCTGATTGCCTTTGGAATGATAGGTCTGTTTATCGGTCCGGTATTGCTGGCGGTTTCCTGGCGTCTGTTCTCCGCATGGGTGCATGAAGTGCCCGCGCCGGGAAACGACCCTGACGAACTCCTTGAAGAACTGGGGGAGATTGAGGACAACCATAAATAAACCCCATCGGCCTATCGACGCATTCGGTCGGCCGATACTTTAGCATTGCTCATCAATTAGCATCCTGACCAACCTGCCTTATGGCGTAATCCTCCTTACGTAATTCATTTACGTCGCAAATTCTTTATAGTTTTTAAACTATTGGGACGAATCTGATCGACGCAAAAAATCTCCACGCCTACTATTAGGGCACGGTTATAAATCAACGCCTTGATTTATAAGCATGGAAATCCCCTGAGTGAAACAACGAATTGCTGTGTGTAGTCTTTGCCCATCTCCCACGATGGGCCTTTTTTTAAGTGCCTGCCCTCACACACCTTTTCTCCACCGCCAACAATTCTGATATGCCCACGCATGACGTCGGGTGGGATAGCGCGCATCGCAAAAAAAACGGCTCCTTTTTACGGGAGCCGTTGCGGATTAGAATCAGCGCTGACGCTTATTTTTTCAGTTCAGCCAGACTCAACCAGGTCTGTACGACGGTGTCCGGGTTCAGCGACAGGCTGTCGATTCCCTCTTCCATCAGCCAGGCGGCGAAGTCTTCGTGATCCGACGGCCCCTGACCACAGATGCCGACATACTTGCCTTGTTTCTTCGCCGCGCGGATCGCCATCGACAGCAGCGCTTTCACCGCCTCGTTGCGCTCATCGAACAGTTCAGAAACCACGCCGGAGTCGCGATCCAGACCCAGCGCCAGCTGCGTCATGTCGTTAGAACCAATCGAGAAGCCGTCAAAGTGCTCCAGGAATTGTTCAGCCAGCAGGGCGTTGGACGGAATCTCACACATCATGATGATCTTCAGCCCGTTCTCACCCCGCTTCAGCCCCTGACGCGCCAGCTCGTCAACTACCGCTTTCGCCTGCTCAACGGTACGTACAAACGGGATCATGATCTCCACGTTGGTCAGTCCCATATCGTTGCGCACGCGTTTCACCGCTTCACATTCCAGCGCGAAGCAATCGCGGAAACTGTCGGAGACATAGCGACCGGCGCCACGGAAGCCCAGCATCGGGTTCTCTTCATCGGGTTCGTAACGCTCGCCGCCCACCAGGTTGGCGTATTCGTTCGATTTGAAATCCGACAGACGCACGATAACGCGTTTCGGATAAAATGCCGCGCCCAGCGTCGCAATGCCCTCTGTCAGACGACCAACATAGAACTCACGCGGTGAATCGAAGCCTTTCATCATCTCGCGGATTTCGTTTTGCAGTTTCGCGTCCTGGTCATCAAATTCCAGCAGTGCGCGAGGATGCACGCCAATCATTCGGTTGATAATAAATTCGAGACGCGCCAGGCCAACGCCTTCATTCGGCAGGCAGGCGAAGTCAAAGGCGCGATCCGGGTTACCGACGTTCATCATGACTTTCAACGGCAGATCGGGCATGGTGTCCACGCTTGAACTTTTGACGCTGAAGTCGAGCAGGTCTGCATAGACATAGCCGGTATCGCCTTCGGCGCAAGAAACGGTGACGTTTTCATCATCCTTCATGCGTTCCGTCGCGTCGCCGCAGCCGACAACCGCCGGAATCCCCAGCTCACGGGCAATAATGGCCGCGTGGCAGGTACGACCGCCACGGTTGGTCACGATGGCCGCCGCTTTCTTCATGATCGGTTCCCAGTCCGGGTCGGTCATGTCAGTCACCAGCACGTCACCAGGCTGGATACGGTTCATTTCGCTAATGTCGTGGATGACTTTAACCGCCCCCGCGCCAATGCGATGTCCGATGGCGCGGCCTTCCGCGACCACTTTCCCCTGCGCATGCAGCGTGTAGCGCTCCATTACCTGACCACGAGAACGGACGGTTTCCGGGCGGGCCTGTACAATAAACAGTTTGCCGGTATGGCCGTCTTTCGCCCATTCGATATCCATCGGGCGACCGTAGTGTTTCTCAATCTGTACGGCCTGTTTCGCCAGTTCCTGCACTTCTTCGTTGGTCAGCGAGAAGATGTCGCGCTGTTCCTGCGGCACATCTTCAATTTTGACCTGCTTGCCGTGCTCCTGGGTTGGCGCGTAAACCATTCGGATTTTTTTCGACCCCATCGTGCGACGAACGATCGCCGGGCGATTCGCCGCCAGCGTCGGTTTATGCACGTAGAATTCATCCGGGTTGACTGCGCCCTGCACCACCATCTCGCCCAGACCCCAGGCTGAAGTGATAAACACCACCTGATCGAAACCGGACTCGGTATCAATAGAGAACATAACCCCGGACGAGGCCAGGTCGGAGCGTACCATCCGCTGTACGCCAGCGGAGAGCGCGACGCCGCGATGGTCATACCCCTGGTGAACGCGATAAGAGATAGCGCGGTCATTAAACAGCGAGGCAAAAACATGTTTCACCGCCACCAGCACCGCGTCGAAACCCTGCACGTTGAGGAAGGTTTCCTGCTGGCCGGCGAAAGAGGCATCCGGCATATCTTCAGCCGTTGCGGACGAGCGCACGGCGAAAGACGCCTGCGCATCATCCGCAGAGAGCTGTGCATAGGCATCGCGAATAGCGTTTTCCAGCTCTGGCTGGAAAGGAGTGTCGATAATCCACTGGCGGATCTGCGCGCCGGCCTTCGCCAGCGCGGTGACATCGTCAATATCCGTTTGATCCAGCAGTTCATAAATACGCTGGTTTACGCCGCTTTGATCCAGAAACTGGTTAAACGCATCGGCGGTCGTTGCAAAACCATTCGGTACGGAAACACCCATACCGGAAAGGTTAGTAATCATTTCACCCAGGGAGGCATTTTTGCCCCCAACTCTGTCTACATCATTCATGCCGAGTTGGTTATACCAAAGCACCAGCGGTGACGAGCCATTGTTGGACATCGAACAATCCTTTTGTGATAAATGAACGAGTTTAGAAACTACATTATTGCGTATTTATCTTTACATATTTAAACCCCTGAAAAAAACGGTGAATCGTTCAAGCAGATTTATTTTTTATTTTTTCAGATTGTTTACGCATTTGCGCAAACCCGCGGGCGACGGGCGATCTCCCCAAAAACTGTCGGTATAAACATAAGTTCCGAAAAATGAAATGCACTTTTCACTTAATATAAAAATAGCGTTTCATTTTATAAAATAAGCATCGTGATATACGCTTCTGGCAAATTTTAATTTATGCTTTCAGATAATTATGTTTGCTCCTCAGGATAAACAAAATGGATAATGTTGTTGATCGCCATGTTTTTTATATTTCCGATGGTACGGCCATCACCGCCGAGGTTTTGGGTCATGCGGTGATGTCGCAATTCCCTGTGACCATTAGCAGCATTACGCTGCCGTTCGTTGAAAACGAGAGTCGCGCCAGGGCCGTGAAAGATCAGATCGACGCGATTTATCAGCAAACTGGCGTGCGTCCGCTGGTGTTCTATTCGATTGTTCTGCCGGAAATTCGCGCCATCATCTTACAAAGCGAAGGGTTCTGTCAGGACATCGTGCAGGCGCTGGTGGCGCCGCTACAGCAGGAAATGAAGCTCGACCCAACGCCAATCGCGCATCGCACCCACGGGCTTAACCCCGGCAACCTCAACAAGTATGACGCGCGCATCGCGGCAATCGACTATACCCTTGCGCACGACGATGGGATCTCCTTGCGCAATCTGGATCAGGCGCAGGTGATCCTGCTGGGGGTTTCACGCTGCGGAAAAACGCCGACCAGCCTCTATCTGGCGATGCAGTTTGGCATCCGGGCGGCGAACTACCCCTTTATTGCTGACGATATGGATAACCTGGTGTTACCCACGTCGCTTAAACCGCTACAGCATAAGCTTTTTGGACTGACCATTGACCCGGAACGTCTGGCGGCAATCCGCGAGGAACGCCGTGAAAACAGCCGCTACGCATCGCTACGCCAGTGCCGGATGGAGGTTGCGGAAGTTGAAGCGCTCTATCGTAAAAATCAGATCCCTTGCCTGAACAGTACTAACTATTCGGTAGAAGAAATTGCCACCAAGATTCTCGACATCATGGGGCTGAATCGTCGAATGTACTAACAAACTAGTGCAAGAGTTCAATTTTTTGCTATCATGCCGCTCTGCTTGCGAGGTGTGAAACGCCTCGCATTTGAAATCAGCAGGTGAAGGTTGAAGTGTGTTATTGTGATGCCCATCACTTCCCGGTAGTCCTGCCGTTGAAGCAACAAATTTCTGAGACTTGTAATGAACAGAACCGACGAACTGCGTACCGCGCGTATTGACAGCCTGGTCACCCCTGCTGAGCTAGCGCTACGTCATCCTGTATCATCCTCCGTCGCCAGCCACGTTACTGACTCCCGACGCCGGATTGAAAAAATATTAAACGGTGAAGATCGCCGCCTGCTGGTGATCATCGGCCCCTGCTCGATTCACGATCTGGACGCTGCGATGGAATACGCAACGCGCTTGCAAACGTTGCGCAACACGCATCAGGCGCGTCTGGAAATCGTTATGCGCACCTATTTTGAAAAACCGCGCACGGTTGTGGGCTGGAAAGGCCTCATCTCCGATCCCGATTTAAATGGCAGTTACCGCGTAAATCATGGCCTCGAACTGGCGCGCAAGCTGCTGTTGCAGGTCAATGAGCTGGGTGTCCCCACCGCCACCGAATTTCTCGACATGGTCACCGGCCAGTTTATTGCCGATTTAATCAGCTGGGGCGCCATTGGCGCGCGCACGACGGAAAGCCAGATTCACCGTGAAATGGCTTCCGCGCTCTCCTGCCCGGTTGGGTTTAAAAACGGGACCGATGGCAACACGCGCATCGCCGTTGATGCGATTCGCGCGTCGCGCGCCAGCCATATGTTCCTCTCGCCGGATAAAACTGGCCAGATGACGATTTATCAGACCAGCGGGAATCCGTACGGCCATATCATCATGCGCGGCGGTAAAAAACCGAATTACCACGCGGAAGACATCGCTGCCGCCTGCGATACGCTGCATGAGTTTGGTCTGCCGGAACACCTGGTGGTGGACTTCAGCCACGGTAACTGCCAGAAGCAGCATCGCCGCCAGTTAGAAGTTTGTGATGATATCTGCCAGCAAATCCGTAACGGTTCTACCGCAATTGCCGGGATCATGGCCGAAAGTTTCCTGCGTGAAGGTACGCAGAAAATCGTCAGCGGTCAGCCGCTGGTGTACGGTCAGTCCATTACCGACCCTTGCCTGAACTGGGAAGATACTGAATTACTGTTAGAAAAACTTGCCTCAGCGGTTGATAGCCGTTTTTGACATCATGCCCATCCTCGCGGGGATGGGCGCGCTTCTTTCCCCTCCACGCATTCCCCACTCGCCTGATTTGCTACCAGAATTAACACTTGCTGTCGCCATACACAATATTGATAATAATAATCATTGTTAAACTGATTATTATTAATTAGCGATATGCCACTTATGGACGACATTGAGTTACTTCATTTTAAGGAAAGAGACAGCGTGCCCCCTTCCCCTGCTGCCGAGCGGCGTATCAGCAGCCAGACATTGTTAGGCCCTGAAGGCAAAGTCATCATCGATCATGACGGCCAGGAATACCTGCTGCGCAAGACGCAGGCAGGTAAGTTGCTGTTGACCAAGTAGCAATCAGCTTGAGCAACTGACTTCCAGCCGTTTACCCCAGTCCGGCGGACGGCTGACATAATCGTCATTTCTGTCGGTAAAGGGGTCGCGCAGAACCTGATGCAGTTGATGTAATTCGCCCATATCCCCCTGCTCAGCGCTGGCTATCGCGCGTTGCGCCAGCCAGTTGCGCAGCACCACCGCAGGATTCACGCGCTGCATGTGCTGTTGACGCGTTGCGTCATCCATCTGCTCCTGCTGTAAACGCGCCCGGTAACGGCTGAACCACCCGTCAAAGGCCGCGCGATCGATAAATTCATCACGCAGCGGCGATGCCGCGCTCTGTTGCTCAGTCTGGCTCAACATACGGAACGTTCGGCTATAATCGCTGCCTTCGCGCGCCATCAGGGCGAAAAGCTCGTTGAGAAGCGCGTTGTCCTCTTTTTGTTCGGTAAAGAAGCCCAGTTTTTGCCGCATGCGCTGCCCATAGTGCGTGAGCAACGCCAGCTGATAGCCATCCAGCGCATCATTCAGCGTATCGACCGGCATAAACGGCGACAGGGTTTGCGCCAGGCGTTGCAGATTCCACAATCCGACAGCCGGTTGATTATCGAAGCTATAGCGCCCCTGGTGATCGGAGTGGTTACAGATAAACCCTGGCTGATAATCATCCAGGAAACCGAAAGGACCATAATCTATCGTCAGCCCCAGTACAGACATGTTATCGGTGTTCATCACGCCATGCGCAAAACCTACCGTTTGCCAGTCAGCAATCAACCTCGCCGTGCGCGCCACAACGTCCCGGAACCAGAGCGCATACTTGTCCTCTTCCGCCTGAAATTGCGGCCAGTAATGGCGAATCGCAAAATCGGCCAGCTGACGGACTTTATCCGGCTCACGTCGATAGTAAAAATGTTCGAAATGACCGAAACGCATATGGCTTTGCGCCAGACGCATGAGCATCGCGCCGGATTCAACCGTTTCCCTGTAAACAGGCGTGTCGCTGGTGACGATAGACAGCGCCCGCGTTGTGGGGATGCCAAGATAGTGCATCGCCTCGCTGGCCAGACTTTCACGGATCGTTGAGCGCAGCACTGCTCGCCCGTCGCCCATACGGGAGTATGGCGTTAGTCCGGCGCCTTTCAGGTGCCAGTCAAGCGTACTGCCGTCCGCCAGCAGTTGTTCGCCTAACAGAATACCGCGTCCATCACCGAGCTGGCCGGCCCAGACGCCAAACTGATGGCCGCTATAAACCTGAGCCAAAGGCGACATGCCGGGCAGTAATGACTCGCCACCCCACACGCCTGCGCCGTTTTCCATATCAAACAACGAAGGTGGTATCGCCAGCTGCTGCGCCAGCGCATCGTTATGCCAAATCAGGCGGGCATGACTCAGAGGAGTTGGAGAAAGTGCTGTATATGTGGCTGGCAGTTCGTCACGCCAGCGGGATGTAAAAGACAGGGTCATAGAGCCTCCTGCCTGTAGTGTAGACGGTTAATACCCGCTTAAACACCAGCAAATAAAAAGGTTATCCCTGAACCAGCGTCGTAACCTGGCTCGCTGGCACGGCAGGCCATAAACATCCTTGCAGCGCGCTAAATCCCATTGATGATATCCGCGCCAGCATCTCTTCAGTATCAATACCCGCAATCATTATCGAATCACAGCACGGTGATATCTGCGAAATAATAGCCTGCATAAAGGGTTCAAAAGAAAGACTTGCGGATCTTTGCTGGACAAAGTTTTTATCCAGCGCGACGCGTTTGAAGAGACCATCAAAGATCGCTTTTATCGATGTATCGCCAGCGCCAAAATTGGCAAGGATGAGGGGAAATCGTCCGGCTAACTCAGCCAGAATTTGATTCTCTTTCCCAAGACTTAATTCAGGATAATTCTCATTAATCATCAGTTCCAAAAATGGAAAGCGCCTTACATGGGATACAAACTCGCCGTCTGATAATAATGATGCGACGACGGCTGGCGTTAAATTAATCCAGGCAATAAGTTTATGTTGAATAAAAAAATGTTGGCACGTTTCCAGCAATGCGAGTTTTTCTTCGAACAGACAACGCTGTTCTTCTGCTGACAGGCGCGGCATGACCAGCTCCGTCGGCATACGGACATTACCGTCTTCAGTGACAAAGTTTGCAACAATCTCCAGGCCGACGAGTTTCTCTTTCTCGGTTCGGGCAGGAACAAAATAAAGGTGAGAATGATAAAAGTTGTCCAGTGAAACAATCATTGTGCCAGCCCCGCTGCATGGGTGTAATCCGGCATCCTGTAAGAAAGAACGAAGAAAGATGTCATTTCTGATACGACTGGAGGTGCTTTCATTTTTTCCTTTTTAGCCGGTAAACCGGGTCCTTTTTTTAGCTTATCTCGATTATAAACCAATATCCAGTTTTGCATTTTCCGCAAGACACCGGATAAATCATTTTGACTAAAAATACTTTTGCAAAATGTAGGGTTAAAACTATTTCTGATAACTCACGATAGCCCTGGCATTCAGACAATGAGAAATCAATTTCTTAAATATAGATGATGAAGCGGCCGCTGGGTATCCGCTTTACCATCGATAGCATTAAATACGTCTCGCCTGCCAGAAATTTTTCCGCCAGTAGACATTGTCGAGCGATGAGCGCATCACGCCGCGGCTGGTAGACGCATGAATAAATTGATTGTTGGTATCATAAATGCCGACGTGCAAACCACTTTCCCCCGATCCGGTTTTAAAAAAGACCAGGTCGCCGGGCAGCAGTTCATCTTTGTCGATTTCCGTACCAATTTTTGACTGTTGGCGCGTTTCACGCGGCAGTTGTAAATCAAATTTGTCGCGCATCGTCATCAACACAAATCCCGAGCAGTCCACCCCGCTACGGCTCATTCCGCCATAGCGATACGGTGTACCTCTCCAGGACTGTAGCTGATCGTTCAGGCCCGCGATAACCATAATGGAATCCGAAAGCCTGGCGTTAGGTGCTGGCGCACGATGGCTGCTACACCCTGCCAAAAACAGTGCTGCGATAAGAAGAAGCCAAAAGCGCATTCAGGACGAATCCTCTATCTTTTTATTCTTGCTTCTATTTAGCGTGGAAATTATGTGTTTTTCAAGAACCCATTTAACTTAAGTGGTTGATATGAGCATTCTGTGGCCTTCAACGTCCAGCCGACGGAAGTTCATACCGTATGCCTGGGCCAGATTTGGCGGCGTCAGCACCTCGTCACGCCGCCCGCTGGCGATCAATTTCCCCTGTTTCAGCAACCAGGCGCGATGCGCGTGGCGCAGAGTATGGTTAAGGTCATGGCTGCTCATCACGATGGCGATACCCTGGCTGCATAGCTGGCTCAGCAGCCTATCCAGCGCGTTTTGTTGCGCAACGTCCAGACTGTTCATCGGTTCATCCAGTAGCAGAAGCTGCCCGTGCGGGTTAGCGTGAGGGTGAATTTGCAATATCACCGCCGCCAGACGTACACGCTGCCACTCGCCGCCGGAGAGTTGATTCGCGCTCCGCCCCAGCTTGTCGCTCAGCCCAAGCGCCTGCGCAACGTCATTCAGCAGGTTCGTTTGCGTTTTATCAGGTTGATGCAGCGTCAGGAAATGCCAGACCGGCATTGAAAATGGGGGATTCTGCTGCTGCGCGAGATAGGCCCGATGTTGAGCCAGTTTCGCCGCAGGCCATGTCTCCAGCGACGCGCCGTCGAATATGACGGTGCCTTCCCCGAAGGTTAAGCCCGCCATACGCGCCAGCAGCGTACTTTTCCCTGCCCCATTCGGCCCCACGAGGTGAAGAATCTCGCCAGGCTTAACGTCGCCGGAAAGCGGCCCCAGACGCGTCGTTTCGGCAACATCCTGTAACTGCATCAACGAGATCATTATTTTGCCAACGCGATTTTGATACTTTCCACCATCCCCGGATCTTCAGGCGTCATGTCCGGTGAGAAACGCTGTACGACCTGTCCATCCCTGCCGATTAAAAACTTCTCAAAGTTCCACAAAATATCGTCCGGGTAAAGCGGCGCGCGGCCTTTACTCGCCATGCGCTCATAGAAACCGCTACCTTCCGGCGCAACGGCGGCAGGCGCTGCGGCAATCAACTTCTGATACAGTGGATGGCGGTTCTCACCATTGACGTCAACCTTGCTGAACATCGGGAATGTGACGCCCCAGGTGGTGCTGCAATAGGTTTTAATCTC comes from the Citrobacter koseri ATCC BAA-895 genome and includes:
- a CDS encoding C40 family peptidase, yielding MRFWLLLIAALFLAGCSSHRAPAPNARLSDSIMVIAGLNDQLQSWRGTPYRYGGMSRSGVDCSGFVLMTMRDKFDLQLPRETRQQSKIGTEIDKDELLPGDLVFFKTGSGESGLHVGIYDTNNQFIHASTSRGVMRSSLDNVYWRKNFWQARRI
- the selO gene encoding protein adenylyltransferase SelO encodes the protein MTLSFTSRWRDELPATYTALSPTPLSHARLIWHNDALAQQLAIPPSLFDMENGAGVWGGESLLPGMSPLAQVYSGHQFGVWAGQLGDGRGILLGEQLLADGSTLDWHLKGAGLTPYSRMGDGRAVLRSTIRESLASEAMHYLGIPTTRALSIVTSDTPVYRETVESGAMLMRLAQSHMRFGHFEHFYYRREPDKVRQLADFAIRHYWPQFQAEEDKYALWFRDVVARTARLIADWQTVGFAHGVMNTDNMSVLGLTIDYGPFGFLDDYQPGFICNHSDHQGRYSFDNQPAVGLWNLQRLAQTLSPFMPVDTLNDALDGYQLALLTHYGQRMRQKLGFFTEQKEDNALLNELFALMAREGSDYSRTFRMLSQTEQQSAASPLRDEFIDRAAFDGWFSRYRARLQQEQMDDATRQQHMQRVNPAVVLRNWLAQRAIASAEQGDMGELHQLHQVLRDPFTDRNDDYVSRPPDWGKRLEVSCSS
- the hemP gene encoding hemin uptake protein HemP translates to MPLMDDIELLHFKERDSVPPSPAAERRISSQTLLGPEGKVIIDHDGQEYLLRKTQAGKLLLTK
- a CDS encoding EAL domain-containing protein, with protein sequence MIVSLDNFYHSHLYFVPARTEKEKLVGLEIVANFVTEDGNVRMPTELVMPRLSAEEQRCLFEEKLALLETCQHFFIQHKLIAWINLTPAVVASLLSDGEFVSHVRRFPFLELMINENYPELSLGKENQILAELAGRFPLILANFGAGDTSIKAIFDGLFKRVALDKNFVQQRSASLSFEPFMQAIISQISPCCDSIMIAGIDTEEMLARISSMGFSALQGCLWPAVPASQVTTLVQG
- the aroH gene encoding 3-deoxy-7-phosphoheptulonate synthase AroH, with the translated sequence MNRTDELRTARIDSLVTPAELALRHPVSSSVASHVTDSRRRIEKILNGEDRRLLVIIGPCSIHDLDAAMEYATRLQTLRNTHQARLEIVMRTYFEKPRTVVGWKGLISDPDLNGSYRVNHGLELARKLLLQVNELGVPTATEFLDMVTGQFIADLISWGAIGARTTESQIHREMASALSCPVGFKNGTDGNTRIAVDAIRASRASHMFLSPDKTGQMTIYQTSGNPYGHIIMRGGKKPNYHAEDIAAACDTLHEFGLPEHLVVDFSHGNCQKQHRRQLEVCDDICQQIRNGSTAIAGIMAESFLREGTQKIVSGQPLVYGQSITDPCLNWEDTELLLEKLASAVDSRF
- the btuD gene encoding vitamin B12 ABC transporter ATP-binding protein BtuD, with protein sequence MISLMQLQDVAETTRLGPLSGDVKPGEILHLVGPNGAGKSTLLARMAGLTFGEGTVIFDGASLETWPAAKLAQHRAYLAQQQNPPFSMPVWHFLTLHQPDKTQTNLLNDVAQALGLSDKLGRSANQLSGGEWQRVRLAAVILQIHPHANPHGQLLLLDEPMNSLDVAQQNALDRLLSQLCSQGIAIVMSSHDLNHTLRHAHRAWLLKQGKLIASGRRDEVLTPPNLAQAYGMNFRRLDVEGHRMLISTT
- the ppsR gene encoding posphoenolpyruvate synthetase regulatory kinase/phosphorylase PpsR, which encodes MDNVVDRHVFYISDGTAITAEVLGHAVMSQFPVTISSITLPFVENESRARAVKDQIDAIYQQTGVRPLVFYSIVLPEIRAIILQSEGFCQDIVQALVAPLQQEMKLDPTPIAHRTHGLNPGNLNKYDARIAAIDYTLAHDDGISLRNLDQAQVILLGVSRCGKTPTSLYLAMQFGIRAANYPFIADDMDNLVLPTSLKPLQHKLFGLTIDPERLAAIREERRENSRYASLRQCRMEVAEVEALYRKNQIPCLNSTNYSVEEIATKILDIMGLNRRMY